Proteins found in one Brevibacillus brevis genomic segment:
- a CDS encoding peptide ABC transporter substrate-binding protein, with amino-acid sequence MKRPVVMTSLFVLLSGLFAGCSSGNTPTQTAPDNQQQTAPAQRATMQTAAEQTLHMNAAEPETLDSGMSNDVISGAFIRSLYDGLVRLDKDGKPVNSVASDIQVSENKKVYTFTLRDSKWSNGDPVTAQDFAYGWMRVLNPKTASGSAYKYYPIKNARAFYEGKAKAEDVGIKVVNDKTLQVTLENPTPYFLTLATFYYPVNQKVVEANPDWAKKPESIVTNGPFKLVNWEHKNKIELVKNEHYWDKDVVKFNEIEFSMIEDTNTELELFNSGELDWAGGPISGLPADAIGPLRDEGKLQTMKRATNYYLLFQTQKPPFTNSKIRKAFAYAINRSDIAENIGQAGQTPLMGFVPLSASLKPEGYFKDNDVETAKQLLAEGMRELGIAKLPEITYLYNTSDLNKKIAEALQAQWKQALGVDVKLINKELKVMFDDQEQGKYMISRTGWTGDYNDSVNFLELMMEKYSSNNSTFWFSEKYVELVKKAYAEPDEAKRNQYLVEAESILMEEMPVTGVYSSVNSWVQNEKVKGITVDPLGYIDFKWGYKEQ; translated from the coding sequence ATGAAAAGACCAGTTGTCATGACAAGTCTCTTCGTTTTGCTTAGTGGACTATTTGCAGGCTGTAGCAGCGGCAATACGCCGACTCAAACCGCACCAGACAACCAGCAGCAAACCGCGCCAGCGCAGCGGGCAACTATGCAGACTGCGGCCGAGCAGACGTTGCACATGAATGCCGCAGAGCCCGAAACACTTGATTCAGGCATGTCCAACGATGTGATTTCCGGTGCTTTCATCCGTTCGCTGTACGACGGGCTCGTTCGTTTGGACAAGGATGGCAAGCCAGTCAATTCCGTTGCCTCCGACATTCAAGTATCGGAGAACAAAAAGGTGTACACCTTTACATTGCGCGACAGCAAGTGGAGCAATGGCGACCCGGTTACGGCTCAAGACTTCGCCTACGGCTGGATGCGTGTACTCAATCCGAAGACAGCCAGCGGGTCCGCCTACAAGTATTATCCGATCAAAAATGCCCGTGCCTTTTATGAAGGGAAGGCGAAAGCGGAGGATGTCGGCATCAAGGTCGTCAATGACAAGACCCTGCAAGTCACCTTGGAAAACCCGACTCCATACTTCCTGACACTTGCGACCTTCTACTATCCGGTCAACCAAAAGGTAGTAGAAGCCAATCCCGATTGGGCGAAAAAGCCCGAGTCCATCGTGACCAATGGGCCGTTCAAGCTCGTAAATTGGGAGCATAAAAACAAGATTGAGCTGGTCAAAAACGAGCACTATTGGGACAAAGACGTTGTGAAGTTTAACGAAATCGAGTTTTCCATGATAGAAGATACGAATACCGAGCTGGAGCTATTCAATAGCGGCGAGCTGGATTGGGCTGGCGGCCCGATTAGCGGTCTGCCTGCAGATGCCATTGGACCGTTGCGCGATGAAGGCAAGCTGCAAACCATGAAACGTGCCACCAACTACTATCTCTTGTTCCAGACACAGAAGCCGCCATTTACGAATAGCAAAATCCGCAAAGCGTTTGCCTACGCGATCAACCGCAGTGACATCGCAGAAAACATCGGTCAAGCCGGACAGACTCCCTTGATGGGCTTCGTCCCGCTTTCCGCTTCTCTAAAGCCGGAAGGATATTTCAAGGATAACGATGTGGAGACGGCGAAACAGTTATTGGCAGAAGGAATGAGGGAGCTTGGTATCGCCAAGCTGCCCGAAATCACCTATCTTTACAATACCTCCGACCTCAACAAGAAGATTGCCGAAGCATTGCAGGCTCAATGGAAGCAAGCTCTCGGTGTGGACGTCAAGCTGATCAACAAAGAATTGAAGGTCATGTTTGACGATCAGGAGCAAGGGAAGTACATGATTTCCCGAACAGGCTGGACGGGAGATTACAACGACTCTGTCAACTTCCTGGAGCTGATGATGGAGAAGTACAGCTCCAATAACTCTACCTTCTGGTTTAGCGAGAAATACGTAGAGCTGGTGAAAAAGGCGTACGCCGAGCCGGACGAGGCCAAACGCAATCAGTATCTGGTCGAAGCGGAGAGCATCTTGATGGAAGAAATGCCGGTCACTGGTGTGTATTCCAGCGTCAATTCATGGGTACAAAATGAAAAAGTAAAAGGCATCACGGTCGATCCATTGGGCTACATCGACTTCAAGTGGGGATACAAAGAACAATAG
- a CDS encoding DUF2325 domain-containing protein: MAGVLVVGGDRVGEIESLLQNKGFHNVYHVSGRKKSDVKATIPSDTELVLVFINFVSHSLCKNIKKLAKQKHVPIVFCRRSCDAVAMYEPAIS; encoded by the coding sequence ATGGCAGGCGTTCTTGTGGTAGGAGGAGATCGGGTAGGAGAAATCGAGAGCTTGTTGCAGAACAAAGGGTTCCACAATGTCTATCACGTATCTGGTCGCAAAAAATCCGATGTGAAGGCGACGATTCCTTCTGATACGGAACTTGTTCTTGTCTTTATTAACTTCGTGAGTCACAGCTTGTGTAAAAATATAAAGAAGCTGGCGAAGCAAAAGCACGTCCCGATCGTTTTTTGCCGACGGTCATGTGATGCGGTAGCTATGTATGAACCAGCAATAAGCTAG
- a CDS encoding YezD family protein — protein MAKNEIPLDDLLLEKIARALDGLEYGSIHIVVHDSQVVQIERTEKYRLPAEKPEAKISQARTGK, from the coding sequence ATGGCAAAGAATGAGATTCCCCTGGACGATCTCTTATTAGAGAAAATCGCACGCGCACTGGACGGTTTGGAATACGGCTCCATACATATTGTGGTTCACGATTCACAGGTCGTTCAGATTGAGCGAACGGAAAAATACAGACTCCCGGCGGAAAAACCTGAGGCAAAGATTTCGCAAGCGCGCACCGGAAAATAG
- a CDS encoding ABC transporter ATP-binding protein, which translates to MDSNLLEVRRLKKYYPITGGLLGRTIGHVKAVDDVSFSIQKGETFGLVGESGSGKSTTGRTILRLLEKTEGEVRFQGIDVHALNRQELRALRPRMQYIFQDPYSSLNPRVRIGEALGEALLDHGLLPQAEVRERVLEVMALCGLASYHVDRYPHEFSGGQRQRIGIARAIMMNPDFIVADEPVSALDVSIQAQIINLFAELQEQRKLTYLFISHDLSVVEHLCTRIGVMYLGSLLELAPRDELFLEPLHPYTKALLSSVPLPIPKKKRERIVLQGDMPSPANPPAGCKFHTRCPYVKDICRQEVPAFREVSTDRFVACHLV; encoded by the coding sequence GTGGACAGTAATTTGCTGGAAGTGCGCCGATTGAAAAAATATTACCCGATTACCGGAGGGCTTTTAGGCAGGACGATCGGCCATGTGAAAGCAGTGGATGACGTCAGCTTTTCCATCCAAAAAGGAGAGACGTTCGGATTGGTCGGTGAATCCGGCAGCGGGAAAAGCACGACAGGTCGCACGATCTTGCGCCTTTTGGAAAAAACAGAGGGAGAAGTCCGCTTCCAGGGTATCGATGTGCACGCCTTGAATCGCCAAGAGCTCCGAGCTTTGCGCCCCCGGATGCAATATATTTTTCAAGACCCGTACAGCTCATTGAATCCGCGCGTCCGAATCGGAGAAGCACTGGGTGAAGCGCTGCTTGATCACGGGCTGCTCCCACAAGCGGAGGTCAGAGAAAGAGTCTTAGAGGTCATGGCTTTATGTGGATTGGCATCGTATCATGTCGATCGGTATCCGCATGAATTCTCGGGTGGTCAACGTCAACGGATTGGTATCGCACGGGCCATTATGATGAACCCTGATTTTATCGTCGCGGATGAGCCAGTATCTGCTCTGGATGTGTCAATCCAAGCGCAAATTATCAATTTGTTCGCAGAGTTGCAGGAGCAAAGGAAGCTGACGTACTTATTTATTTCGCATGATTTGAGCGTCGTGGAGCATCTGTGCACGAGGATTGGGGTCATGTATCTGGGGTCATTGCTGGAGCTGGCACCTCGGGATGAATTGTTTTTGGAGCCGCTCCATCCGTACACCAAAGCATTGCTCTCCTCTGTGCCGCTTCCGATCCCAAAGAAAAAGCGCGAACGCATCGTCCTGCAGGGAGACATGCCAAGTCCAGCGAATCCTCCGGCAGGGTGCAAATTCCACACGCGCTGCCCGTATGTGAAAGACATTTGCCGACAGGAAGTGCCTGCTTTCCGCGAAGTCAGTACCGACAGATTTGTCGCCTGTCACTTGGTGTAA
- a CDS encoding ABC transporter ATP-binding protein gives MNALVEIQNLSTNFKSEQGVVKAVDALDLRIYEGETVCIVGESGCGKSAAAMSLMGLIPEAVGSIVSGEIWFAGRDLRKVSKEEMRKLRGNELAMIFQEPMSSLNPVLTIGEQIMEPIMEHQGLSKKAAQARAIELIELVGIPRAKEIAKSYPHELSGGMLQRIMIAIAISCNPRLLIADEPTTALDVTIQAQILDLLRKIKDEAQTAILFITHDLGVVAEMADHVVVMYAGKVVEVSPVVELFEEPKHPYTQGLLRSKPVLNQRRAKLYSIPGQVPNPTTLGESCYFLDRCDQCLNICRVKQPPLRDGGDGRKVACWLYEEEITCGQ, from the coding sequence ATGAATGCTCTAGTCGAAATCCAAAATCTAAGCACCAACTTCAAGTCCGAACAAGGCGTGGTCAAAGCAGTCGATGCCCTCGATCTGCGCATCTATGAAGGAGAGACCGTATGCATCGTAGGCGAGTCAGGCTGCGGCAAAAGCGCGGCAGCCATGTCATTGATGGGACTAATCCCAGAGGCGGTAGGCAGTATCGTTTCGGGTGAGATATGGTTTGCAGGCCGTGACCTGCGAAAAGTCAGCAAAGAAGAAATGCGCAAGCTCCGCGGCAATGAGCTGGCCATGATTTTTCAGGAGCCGATGTCGTCACTCAATCCCGTACTGACCATCGGTGAGCAGATCATGGAGCCGATCATGGAGCATCAGGGATTAAGCAAAAAAGCAGCCCAAGCGCGAGCCATCGAGCTGATCGAGCTGGTCGGAATCCCCCGGGCAAAAGAAATCGCCAAATCGTACCCCCATGAATTGAGCGGTGGCATGCTGCAGCGCATTATGATTGCCATTGCAATATCCTGCAATCCCCGCCTGCTGATCGCCGATGAGCCGACGACTGCTTTGGATGTGACCATTCAGGCGCAAATCCTCGATCTGCTGCGCAAAATCAAGGATGAAGCCCAAACTGCGATTCTTTTTATCACGCACGATCTGGGGGTCGTAGCGGAAATGGCCGATCATGTCGTCGTGATGTACGCAGGGAAAGTGGTAGAGGTGTCTCCTGTCGTCGAGCTGTTCGAGGAGCCGAAGCACCCGTATACACAAGGCTTGCTTCGATCCAAGCCTGTGCTGAATCAACGCAGAGCCAAGCTGTATTCCATCCCTGGTCAAGTACCAAATCCGACGACGCTCGGTGAATCGTGCTATTTTCTTGACCGATGCGATCAATGCTTGAACATTTGCCGGGTGAAGCAGCCACCTTTGCGTGATGGGGGAGACGGCAGAAAGGTCGCGTGCTGGCTGTATGAGGAGGAGATCACCTGTGGACAGTAA
- the opp4C gene encoding oligopeptide ABC transporter permease encodes MASTVSEVAEVTRPEQVALRSSLWHEAFLRLKKKRLAMVGLVFLLVMAVMCFIGPFFSPYASGKINTAMINKPPSFAHWLGTDSLGRDILTRLMQAGRISLTVGIASMVLSVSIGALLGALAGFYRGWVDQVIMRVADVLMTIPGLPLLFIMGAVLSEWKIPTDYRIYIVMVMLSLIGWPGLARMVRSQMLTLRESEFMQAAEVLGLRDRRKLFFHLLPNLTPLLIVVATLNVGGAILSESVLSYFGLGVVPPTPTWGNMMDAANTLIDFQKRPWLWVPPGIAIFATVISINLLGDGLRDALDPKQKR; translated from the coding sequence ATGGCATCAACGGTAAGTGAAGTAGCGGAGGTGACGAGACCGGAGCAGGTAGCGTTGCGTTCGTCCTTGTGGCACGAGGCGTTTTTGCGATTGAAAAAGAAGCGTCTGGCCATGGTTGGACTTGTGTTTTTACTCGTCATGGCAGTGATGTGTTTCATCGGTCCGTTTTTTTCTCCGTACGCCTCCGGCAAGATCAATACGGCCATGATCAACAAGCCGCCGAGCTTCGCCCATTGGCTTGGGACGGACAGTTTGGGCAGAGACATTTTGACGCGGTTGATGCAGGCTGGCCGAATCTCATTGACAGTCGGCATCGCCTCTATGGTGCTCTCCGTTTCCATTGGCGCCCTTCTTGGTGCGCTGGCTGGCTTTTACCGCGGGTGGGTCGATCAAGTGATCATGCGTGTAGCAGACGTGCTCATGACCATTCCTGGTCTGCCGCTCTTGTTTATTATGGGCGCAGTCCTCTCCGAGTGGAAAATCCCGACCGACTACCGCATTTACATCGTCATGGTCATGCTGAGTTTGATCGGCTGGCCCGGCTTGGCGCGAATGGTCCGCAGCCAGATGCTCACCCTGCGTGAAAGTGAATTCATGCAAGCAGCAGAAGTCCTCGGTCTGCGCGACAGACGCAAGCTATTCTTCCATTTGCTGCCCAATCTCACACCGCTCTTGATTGTCGTTGCCACTTTGAATGTCGGTGGTGCGATCCTGAGCGAATCCGTATTATCGTACTTCGGCCTCGGAGTCGTCCCGCCAACGCCGACATGGGGCAACATGATGGATGCGGCAAATACCTTGATCGATTTTCAGAAAAGACCGTGGCTGTGGGTTCCTCCTGGAATTGCTATTTTTGCTACTGTCATCTCGATTAATTTGCTAGGGGATGGACTGCGGGATGCTTTGGACCCGAAGCAGAAGCGTTGA
- a CDS encoding ABC transporter permease: MTSYFLKRVFYMALTLFGASILIFFLYALTPGDFVDTSPKLTAERKLELKAMYGLDKPVVERYFIWMKNAIQGDFGYSLQYQQPVMSLLNDYIWNSFLLAITSTFFTWVIAISIGVLSAARQHSWFDALVTIGVFAAMSLPVFFVGLLFIKLFAVDAKLFPAGGMMMIGSKETGLAYAWDVVQHMFLPVTVLTLLSVGTLTRYFRTNMLEVIQQDFVRTARAKGLKEKVVLHKHALRNALLPAITLLGFELPALFGGAIITEKIFNWPGVGQLYMQAFSVRDYPLLMGFTMFLAILTVIGNLSADLLYRVADPRVRLK, translated from the coding sequence ATGACGTCCTACTTCCTGAAAAGGGTCTTTTACATGGCGTTGACTCTCTTCGGCGCATCCATTTTGATTTTTTTCCTGTATGCCCTAACGCCAGGTGATTTCGTCGATACGAGTCCCAAGCTGACAGCCGAACGAAAGCTGGAGCTGAAAGCGATGTACGGGCTGGATAAGCCTGTCGTCGAACGGTATTTCATTTGGATGAAAAACGCCATACAAGGCGATTTTGGTTACTCTCTGCAATACCAGCAGCCGGTGATGTCGCTGTTGAACGATTACATCTGGAATTCGTTTTTACTGGCGATTACCTCCACTTTTTTTACGTGGGTAATCGCGATCTCAATCGGAGTTCTGTCAGCTGCAAGGCAGCATTCCTGGTTCGATGCGCTCGTGACGATCGGTGTTTTTGCTGCGATGTCGCTGCCTGTCTTTTTCGTTGGACTGCTGTTTATCAAGTTGTTTGCCGTCGACGCCAAGCTGTTTCCCGCAGGGGGCATGATGATGATCGGCAGCAAGGAAACAGGGCTCGCCTATGCGTGGGACGTGGTTCAGCATATGTTTTTGCCTGTGACTGTTTTGACTTTGCTGAGCGTGGGGACGCTGACTCGCTATTTCCGCACGAATATGCTGGAGGTCATCCAACAAGACTTCGTGCGTACGGCTCGGGCAAAAGGGCTGAAGGAAAAAGTCGTCCTGCACAAGCACGCGCTGCGCAATGCGCTCCTGCCCGCCATTACACTGTTAGGCTTTGAGCTGCCAGCATTGTTCGGTGGGGCGATCATCACGGAAAAAATATTTAACTGGCCCGGTGTCGGACAGTTGTACATGCAGGCGTTTTCTGTACGGGACTACCCGCTTTTGATGGGCTTTACGATGTTCCTGGCGATTCTCACCGTCATCGGAAACTTATCTGCTGATTTGCTGTACAGAGTGGCTGACCCGCGGGTTCGGTTGAAATAG
- a CDS encoding ABC transporter substrate-binding protein: MKKRLSQIISTLLLGTLLVTGCSSEGSAPATSTQTATPSTEASAPAASKVQDIKDGINLATDLSKLPEAAAKRTDTFIAGLTEPGGVFNPFFYHNGYDGNVTSAIFESLVDVDATGKPVPKLAEKWDVSPDQLTYTFHLRPNLKFSDGSPLTAEDVAFTLTILHDKTYDGETDIFVASIKGGREYKEGKANTIEGIKVIDPQTIQITTEKVNAKSLVLLGGQVLSKAYYGKEYKPGDLEYLRTLHGKPLGAGPYKFEAYIPGQEVRYLANEHYYAGKPQVEHFIYKTTEGDALQFIQTGEMDYNSFTVNSDNIEQLQELGYVNINLYTSSAYSYIKFNHSKPFFKDKRVRQAFIYGLDRQKILDLTYQGYAQVANVPISPVSWAYTEDVNPYAYNPEKAKQLLDEAGWKPGADGIREKDGQKLIVHYYTTKGKLGEVLIPIAKENYKELGIQFEAEMMDYNAVLARTEKGDHDLASFSTTMLIDPDDGVDAFSTKKGKSGFTGTNGYSNAKVDELLEAGLSTLDIEKRKAIYKDLYKELSDDPPYIFLGYRKILSAHNGKIKGLEPNPFTGISTSLPGIRIE; encoded by the coding sequence ATGAAAAAAAGGCTTTCGCAAATCATTTCAACTTTGCTGCTAGGGACGCTACTGGTCACAGGTTGCAGTTCCGAGGGCAGTGCGCCGGCTACCTCGACACAAACGGCGACTCCGTCGACAGAAGCATCAGCACCTGCTGCCAGCAAGGTGCAAGACATAAAAGACGGCATCAATTTGGCTACGGATTTATCCAAGCTGCCGGAAGCAGCCGCCAAGAGGACCGATACCTTCATTGCTGGCCTGACGGAGCCAGGCGGCGTGTTTAACCCGTTTTTTTACCACAACGGCTACGATGGCAACGTCACCTCAGCGATTTTCGAATCACTGGTCGATGTCGATGCGACAGGAAAGCCAGTACCCAAGCTCGCGGAAAAATGGGACGTATCTCCTGACCAGCTCACGTATACATTCCACCTGAGACCGAATCTGAAATTCAGCGATGGTTCACCGCTGACGGCAGAGGATGTAGCCTTTACACTGACGATTCTGCACGACAAAACGTACGACGGCGAAACGGATATTTTCGTAGCAAGTATCAAGGGTGGTCGTGAATACAAGGAAGGCAAAGCGAACACGATCGAAGGGATCAAGGTGATTGATCCACAGACGATCCAGATCACGACGGAGAAAGTGAACGCCAAGTCTCTCGTCCTGTTAGGCGGGCAGGTGCTCTCCAAGGCGTACTACGGCAAGGAGTACAAACCAGGCGATCTGGAGTATCTCCGCACCTTGCACGGCAAGCCATTGGGAGCTGGACCTTACAAATTTGAGGCGTACATTCCTGGTCAAGAAGTCCGCTATCTCGCAAACGAGCACTATTACGCGGGCAAGCCGCAAGTCGAGCATTTTATCTACAAGACGACAGAGGGCGACGCTCTGCAGTTTATCCAGACAGGGGAAATGGATTACAACTCTTTTACCGTCAACTCGGATAATATTGAGCAGTTGCAAGAGCTGGGATACGTGAATATCAATCTGTACACCTCCAGTGCCTATTCGTACATCAAGTTCAATCATTCCAAGCCCTTTTTTAAAGACAAGCGCGTCCGCCAAGCCTTCATCTACGGACTGGATCGCCAAAAGATTCTGGACCTGACCTATCAAGGCTACGCGCAAGTCGCCAACGTACCGATTAGCCCTGTTTCGTGGGCCTATACGGAGGATGTCAATCCGTACGCCTACAATCCGGAAAAGGCGAAGCAGCTCCTGGATGAAGCGGGCTGGAAGCCGGGCGCCGATGGTATCCGCGAGAAAGACGGACAAAAGCTGATCGTGCATTACTACACGACAAAAGGAAAGCTGGGAGAAGTTCTGATCCCGATTGCCAAAGAAAACTACAAAGAGCTGGGCATCCAGTTTGAAGCAGAAATGATGGACTACAACGCCGTTTTGGCACGGACGGAAAAAGGCGATCACGACCTCGCTTCGTTCTCGACCACGATGCTGATCGATCCAGATGACGGTGTAGACGCCTTCTCCACGAAAAAGGGCAAGAGCGGATTTACCGGAACGAACGGCTACTCCAATGCCAAAGTAGACGAATTGCTGGAAGCAGGTCTATCTACGCTGGACATCGAGAAGCGCAAAGCAATCTACAAAGACCTGTACAAAGAGTTGAGCGATGACCCACCATACATCTTCCTCGGCTACCGCAAAATTTTGTCTGCGCACAACGGCAAGATCAAGGGCTTGGAACCGAATCCGTTCACCGGTATTTCGACCAGCCTGCCTGGTATCAGAATTGAGTAA
- a CDS encoding phosphotransferase family protein yields the protein MDEKWTRLVHNMHPSAKLLRAWELKGGISAQVTALEMDTPDGKKKKVVVREHGQADRKRNPQIASDEFKLLQILKSAGLPTPTPYHLEASSEIFPTPCLVIEFIEGQTVTNPADLFSYLQQVAEVLARIHSIEASRLAGTYLPKQEEALTEKLHKRPAILDKSLDEGLIREVLESVWPLPQANAASLLHGDFWPGNTMWKEEKLAAVIDWEDAAIGDPLSDLGNARLEILWAFGVEAMNDFTLHYQSASKTLDYTQLPYWDLCAALRPASNLSDWGLEKRIEKTMRERHALFVMQACEKLGIPYNRHATNLSLE from the coding sequence ATGGATGAGAAATGGACACGCCTGGTACATAACATGCACCCTTCAGCCAAGCTCCTTCGTGCATGGGAGCTAAAAGGGGGGATTTCTGCACAGGTCACCGCGCTTGAAATGGATACCCCTGACGGCAAAAAGAAAAAAGTAGTCGTCCGCGAGCACGGTCAGGCTGACCGCAAGCGCAACCCGCAGATCGCATCGGATGAATTCAAACTTTTGCAAATTCTAAAGTCCGCTGGCTTGCCGACTCCAACGCCTTATCATCTCGAAGCATCTAGCGAGATTTTTCCCACACCGTGCCTGGTCATCGAATTCATAGAAGGCCAGACAGTCACCAATCCAGCCGACTTGTTCAGCTATTTACAGCAAGTAGCTGAGGTACTGGCTCGCATCCATTCGATAGAAGCTTCTAGGCTGGCAGGCACTTATTTGCCGAAACAAGAAGAAGCGCTAACAGAAAAGCTCCACAAAAGACCTGCGATTCTGGACAAATCATTGGATGAGGGACTCATTCGCGAAGTGCTGGAGTCCGTTTGGCCGCTGCCCCAAGCGAATGCAGCATCACTTTTGCATGGCGATTTCTGGCCGGGAAATACGATGTGGAAGGAAGAAAAACTGGCTGCTGTCATCGATTGGGAAGACGCTGCGATCGGCGACCCCTTGTCTGATCTCGGCAATGCCAGATTGGAGATTTTGTGGGCATTTGGCGTGGAGGCTATGAATGATTTTACCCTTCACTATCAATCTGCCAGCAAGACACTCGATTACACCCAGCTTCCGTATTGGGATTTGTGTGCCGCACTGCGGCCAGCTTCGAATCTATCTGATTGGGGATTGGAAAAAAGGATAGAGAAAACCATGCGTGAGCGACATGCTCTATTCGTGATGCAGGCGTGTGAAAAACTAGGCATTCCGTATAACCGACATGCAACTAACTTGAGCCTCGAATAA
- a CDS encoding TetR/AcrR family transcriptional regulator has protein sequence MTDIQGIWQDENLEPNKRKLLDAALVEFSVKGYERGSTNQIVQNAGVSKGMLFHFFGSKKGLFLAIVDACIERFFASIQARMEAEPQDFFARFLHVHQAKMALFAEEPAIYQMAVATFFDYPEECRAEIEDREAQFNARYLPLFLDHVDTSMIKAQFDPQKALHFLLSAVEALTQKYVRENYEASDKGFAHVQSFFAELESYMEMMKVGLYKQSDSGA, from the coding sequence GTGACGGACATACAAGGAATTTGGCAGGACGAAAATTTGGAGCCGAACAAGCGAAAGCTGTTGGATGCGGCCCTTGTTGAATTTTCCGTGAAAGGCTATGAACGAGGCTCCACCAATCAAATCGTGCAGAACGCAGGCGTATCAAAGGGGATGCTGTTCCACTTTTTCGGGAGTAAAAAGGGACTGTTTCTAGCGATTGTCGATGCTTGTATCGAACGTTTTTTTGCCTCTATACAAGCACGAATGGAAGCAGAGCCGCAGGACTTTTTTGCGCGATTTCTTCACGTCCATCAAGCGAAAATGGCGCTCTTCGCCGAGGAACCAGCTATTTATCAAATGGCAGTTGCGACCTTTTTCGATTATCCCGAGGAATGCCGGGCTGAGATCGAAGACAGAGAAGCCCAGTTCAATGCGCGATATCTTCCCTTGTTTTTGGATCATGTCGATACATCAATGATCAAAGCGCAGTTTGATCCACAGAAGGCGCTACATTTTTTGCTGTCGGCTGTAGAGGCATTGACGCAAAAGTATGTCCGCGAAAACTACGAAGCCAGCGACAAAGGCTTTGCACATGTCCAATCCTTTTTTGCGGAATTAGAATCGTATATGGAAATGATGAAAGTAGGGCTGTACAAACAATCAGACAGTGGAGCATAA
- a CDS encoding VOC family protein — protein sequence MSVQAITTFFMFHGQAEEAMKFYTSIFDRSEIKQIMHHENGQVLHATFTLKDQTFMCIDNTNGDYHAFTPAISLFVDCDTEEEVDRVFGQLSSDGQVLMPLGQYPFSEKFGWVQDRYGISWQIHLPKR from the coding sequence TTGTCAGTGCAAGCTATCACTACGTTTTTCATGTTCCACGGACAGGCGGAAGAAGCGATGAAGTTTTACACTTCTATTTTTGATCGCTCCGAAATCAAGCAGATCATGCATCACGAGAATGGACAAGTCCTGCACGCCACCTTCACCTTAAAAGACCAAACCTTCATGTGTATCGACAATACGAACGGTGACTATCATGCCTTTACTCCGGCGATTTCGTTGTTTGTGGACTGCGATACAGAGGAAGAGGTTGACAGGGTTTTTGGACAGCTTTCCTCGGATGGACAAGTACTCATGCCGCTTGGACAATATCCGTTCAGTGAAAAGTTCGGATGGGTTCAAGATCGTTACGGAATATCATGGCAGATTCATTTACCGAAAAGATGA